The following proteins come from a genomic window of Trifolium pratense cultivar HEN17-A07 linkage group LG4, ARS_RC_1.1, whole genome shotgun sequence:
- the LOC123924512 gene encoding tRNA-splicing endonuclease subunit Sen2-1-like, whose protein sequence is MAPRWKGKDAKSKKDAEAEALKEPMSKIISQLQSSFVQSNTCGFLSDNCVHLAVQGEQLDLLDKACFGRPVRIVEKDMYWFQLTLEEAFYLCYFLKCLEINGRADDSPLSNEELWRYFKSKKEAFPCFYKVYSHLRIKNWVVRSGAQYGVDFIVYRHHPALVHSEYGVLVLSHDNDADLNGRLSVWSDVHCSTRLLGSVAKTLLVLYINKNGQNDESPLCLANYTIEERTISRWSPEQCRERSVLTFLDL, encoded by the coding sequence ATGGCACCAAGATGGAAAGGCAAAGATGCAAAATCTAAAAAGGATGCAGAAGCTGAGGCACTTAAAGAACCCATGTCAAAGATTATATCACAACTTCAGTCTTCTTTTGTTCAATCAAATACTTGTGGATTTCTCTCTGATAACTGTGTACACTTAGCAGTGCAAGGGGAACAACTTGACCTTCTTGATAAAGCATGCTTCGGTCGACCAGTGAGAATAGTTGAAAAGGACATGTACTGGTTTCAATTAACCTTGGAGGAAGCATTCTACCTATGTTATTTCCTGAAATGTCTCGAGATTAATGGTAGAGCTGATGATAGTCCCTTAAGTAATGAAGAGTTGTGGCGTTACTTCAAGTCCAAGAAAGAAGCATTCCCGTGTTTTTACAAGGTTTATTCTCACCTTCGAATAAAAAACTGGGTAGTGAGGTCAGGGGCTCAGTATGGTGTAGACTTCATTGTCTATCGCCATCATCCGGCTCTCGTGCATTCTGAGTATGGTGTACTTGTTCTATCACATGACAATGATGCTGATCTAAATGGAAGATTAAGTGTATGGTCTGATGTTCATTGCTCAACTCGACTTCTAGGTAGTGTTGCAAAAACGTTATTAGTTTTGTACATTAATAAAAATGGTCAGAATGATGAGTCTCCGTTATGTTTGGCAAACTATACCATTGAAGAACGCACAATATCCAGATGGAGTCCAGAACAATGCCGTGAAAGATCCGTATTGACCTTTTTGGATCTctaa